The segment aaacgtacattcatccattccattcgtCTACACTACAGAAAGCtagtagacatgccaaatgcccataaacacgtagcacgtaacacttaacatgctcgactagatgcaaaacctaataaagcaagttaacacatagtaactaagcatgcaagacaaataagacgattaaagccctaactattacatttgctagctaaaacaaaggggaaagggaaaatggaccaaattacttgctatgccctatctattacaagccaagaggtgtacacataccccataaatgaaaataaaagaaagatttaaaaatgaaataaaagtaaataaatgaaaggcattaataaacatttaagaaaaccaagtaggcatgcaattttcatttagcaagctggatcacatagggagatacaaaaaaagataaaagaaagtataccgtccccttttgtggtgctaataagttggaaaaggttctaaattggagctacaaccaccaaacaaaggattaatgtaccaatttaatagtaaatcaaacaacacaaattcttcaaaaacaaaaattaaagaaccactaataactatgaaattgaaccattagatccctattaaaatcaagtttgaccaattcgctactgtgagtcaagtatccttctccactacactcaaaggaagcaggtaataaccACGAAAGCAAGAAACAAAGTGCAGTAAACATCCTTTcggcaatttacaaaatccagctttcaaacacaatcgaatccaaacacaaggctttaaactaggcggcaagccatcatccaaacaaatagaaagaaaaactgagcaaaatccagtgcaaacacaaataaagtacgtttagcaagttgaaaaatctggaacatataaaactgatttggcaagttgaaatgcattttccagcaagtgcttgggcatgaatccgaatttacctcggttgaataattatgttaagagcttactatttttatttcattttctggtttggacatgcttataaactcttaaattccttatgcacgtatcaagctagcatatgaataattccagctcagaaatcaagttcaaataatatccacaaccatcaaaatttccagaaatttttctgtttggtccggatgatcttgccttaaggcagattgcacttttgaatttttattcccctgttttaaaacttactagtcaactacatgcaggcctaattaacttgtcattactaattaatcaagattaaggctccaaaacagaaaaactaaaccgaatgaggctacattagcaagataacctctcggcagtcactttccatcaaaacaaaatttccttagctttttatttcttcatccggcttcatgaaatgatcatgcaaggccttaatcctaataatcatccaaaatccagttagtccagctccatttcatgctcagattatcacagggaatcagaaataaaattgcattttcatctcagctctcggctggaacatcaacatccaaaacagaaatttctaatggcttaatatcatcatccgactgcctaacctcacatgcatattactagatgacttaaacttcttggttttgatgagttagacacttaatccaactcagattgtcgcataaagtcagaaataaaaactacaattccaagcaagctcctcggcagaaatgtttttaaccaaaacagaaattttccacagctttggtttcatcatctaattacccaaattaacacatgcaaggtcacggctggcttaaactacctctgattatccatttttagtccagaaaatttacctcaaagcaagctaagaccacacacgaaaatctgaaaaatttctgctccttttcggctctcacgcacgcgacaggtttgctggttctggtttggtgtgACTGTGGTTGTCGGTGGAGATGGTTCTTTGGTTTCTCCTTGTCGGTGATACCAAGGCAGGGAAATGTTGTTGTGCGCTCAGCTTAAGACCGAGCTCACACAACAAGCGGCTGCAATACTTCTCCCTCTCGGCTAACCAGAATGCAGCCTGCTAGtccgtcctttttcttgctCAAGCTCGCAACTAAGATGAAGGAAGTTTGGCACTCAAACTCCTCCCCAACTCACGGATGGAATTGTTGCAGAACCGCAGGTCTCACTCTCTTTTCTTTAACTCACGAAcagaaaaaaaacagagcaaaggcttcggctctccctcactctcagTCTCAGCTTGCCGGGTGCAGCTCTCTCACTTTCatggtcgatgatcacgaggcaGAGGCTGGAGAGGGAGTGTTTGGTTGCGGACTGGGGTAAGTTGGTGCAGAGAGGAAATGGAAAATGGTGTTGGTTGGAAGATGATTGCAGCTAGTGGAGGTTGAAAAGAAACGAAGGGAACTCACGCACAACTTCTCCCTCTCTTCCTTCGAGCTCACGGACAGAAACAAGAAAGATTGCAGCTCTCccgtttctttttaaattgcggaTTCTTCTCACTAGTCTcctgtccttgcaaagcatccaactgggatttgagggcagagacattaacaatcttcccagctttcacgaagtcatcgtactcctcaagtttattgacaatggcggcgaacgagcatccagtcatgcgaaaaatttcttcaaaatacgggggatcatgtgctttaatgaaagtgcgtatgatttcgtcctcagtcatcggtggctcgacttttgcagctattttcctccacctcttggcataagtcttgtgatcctcggagggttttctttttgttccttccaacgtggttcgtgtcggagccaactcgcagttatactcatattgccttacaaaagcattggacaagtcaatccaggtttttacttcttcggacttcaaatttgagtaccagtcgagggcatccccctccagactttccgggaacaaccttagaggcaggttctcgtcgtctacgGGCCTtcccaacttgttggcaaacagtcggagatgtgtcttgggattacccgtcccatcatacttgttaaacttcggagttttgaacccctcaggcaattgcacattcgggaaaaggcaaagctcatcatagtccagcactccttgtttgttcagcccctgactcttccttataaattcatcaaaacgatcaaggcgcttaagtaacttcatatcaacgggagcggaagattcccccatttctggcttggtttgaaaagTATGGTCCggcaggaatggctcagcagcagggtaataaaaggtatgtggctcaggtggtatatttgaagtgatttggggtggtggacctcgcgtgtgagtaagaaaaaatgaaggatgaggagggtaagtgtatggcaaatttgtggtgggataggtgaaagtttcttcgggtgcaataggaaatgatggagtaacagtggcatgggccgaaggtaggacaaacggctcttgctcaggctgtctggcgggtacaggttcgggttgaactccgctgctaattagctcatcattcaacttcctttgggcggccatctcatacgccatctctccaaacttggtaagcatctcagtcaactgaatccccgaacttgcagtctcgggttgagcggtagtagcagacctatctgactgttccggttgtgaactcatgtttacacgactcctctgggctctactgcgggatcgcgttatgatggggcttcgacgagaagctatgttgaAATAtcacctgagaatttttgacaGATTGCCTTTAGGTTCAACCctcgcttaattattccaaagaaaataaagaaaaggaaaagaaaaaggcaagagttagtagatatccagaaaattcggatgcatgtcctatgggggagccctttttatgccaagggtaggcctagtatgaaaatgcagtcctccagagtaggcactatacaatacctgatgaatccgatcaaccgctagagtgaaaaaaaaaatgatttggaaaaatttggccaatcgaagtgaaaagagacatttgtcctaaaatgagggaaaagtccgaatggattgctactTTGAGCAACGCATGGAATAATGTGTAAAAGAGATTGCAATgcctcaattaatttattcggtgacccttagacttaaaccctaaaaaaggaaaaaacgggtcaaatagattggatagaattgatgatttatttagaaatgaccaaattgccctaaaataggtaaactggtcaaatgaattaaatgaaatttgatttattcaaaaattgatcgaatcaccctaaaagggtagattggtcaaatgaatgaaacttgatttattcaaaatcgattcgattgccctaaaaatgggtgaactggccaaatgaatgatttattaaaaaatcggccgaatgaccccaaaaagggtaaatcggccaaatgaattcaaaatcgaccaggtgaccctaaaaagggtaaattggtcaagtgaattgatgatttattcaaaatcgactggatgaccctaagaagggtaaattggtcaagtgaattgacgatttattgaatgaattggcaaaatggattggttgaattgtccggccattagtgatttcagaaaattagtctatgagccttctaaaatcaagatttgtcctccatatttatcatctcaaccatgaggaatcatttgtgaattttcttcaaattaatgtcctttacgcaaaggatttttaccaattttgataaaaatggccaaaagtgattattagatgctcatattccaaggatcactctatgaaaatgatcggatcttaccttaccttgtgcactacccctttggatggtacatgaaatataaacgtgcaagtctcattggattaagtatccgagacacaaggtggcttattcctaaacacgggattccctatgtggcattccctttctatggttaatgcatgatgccagtttattaaagcaatgtaaatatgcaacaaatatggcctaaaggatataaataatgcaacggggggaaaaggtctaaacatgaaatgtatttactgaaaagtaagtgcaaagactgaaatttagacatgtgagctatctagtgggtgagccactaaaagagtgccaaaagggcctcttattgctaaggcatatgaatgcaagccaggaaaacaaaagaatggttagtgcaattgatagtacacataacacattgggagcaattaagaaaagaaatacaataaagcaagtaaaaggggtggaaccccttccctcgtgcctaatgtgcttaaaatagggtaaggctgactctagcctaggaaaatgctaatatggatgcatgaggtttggttcactaatgcctagactcgataaagcttcggctcccaagccttcagacctaaaggcgaagggtcatcactcccagggcctttgatcggtggctcgagtgatcccttagatagcgctatgggcgcagagcacaccagccgcctacccaaggcaatcgatcctaatcctacaaggcggtgtgggaaacgcccacgaaaataaaaataaaatgggataaagcaagtaaacatgcacgtatgaagtgttcccctattttgagggaaggggttgagaaccacgcgaggctctaaaggtgacacacccccccaaatgcaatgcaagcgcgagataatcaagtaaacaacatccaatcaaccaatcacacatacgtgagtgagggaagaGTGTGATACGCGCACGAGGTGAAAAAGTCCTATataaaaatgcaaccctaatatccaaatgcaatgcataaaaagggtagaaaaaggaaacgaatggctaaatcaaatgctcggacccacttaggaagtccccagtggagtcgccaaactgtcgcgccccacttttcgaatgaaaaATGTGTGGATTGtgatgtgtgaagtgtggtgtgaacgtgtgcaaaatgaaaagtaaaaaggccatgggactttggaaagcgacgatttggccaaatgaaattttaaaaaggatttttaaatatgaaaacggagtcgccacttggtatagatttggggtgtaccaagtcacccaaaaagtgtttttaacagacaaagtagcaaaaccctttttaaaatgactcctagtccacgtaagccaaagaaaaaggttcgggggtcacgtttgacaaaggggaaggcaaggatagaatccaaggcacccctttgacctagccaaggctagttgcgcgacttaaccaatttttcctaatttttctacccaaggtatgtatcgcgtattggatatgtctatatgaatgcaaaaacctagacctaggggaattgggggaaatttctcttcaaaggttgagtggtgccaatcacattaattgtgaagcccaataatgaccctttggagaggtcacgaataatgcgagtgggatgcaaatgaatgaaatgcatgtatgcaatgtgaggacatgagtttgaaaaagtaataaaaaacaataaatatgtaaatgaaaatatgaacgtgagtgggcaaggtacggtatgtgaaatgataatatgaagtgcagtGGTTTTCGGTGTAGGAATGGTTGAGTGTTGTGTTGGTAGTGCATTTTTATTGGTTGAATGGTGCGGTGCTGAAGCTTCTGTCCGAGGAGCTGTTTGTGCAGAGAAGGAATTAACATTTGTGGTTTGTGTCAGTGAAAATGAAGGAATGGTATCGTGTCTTGTGGTtgtggaatgaaatgtgaagtAGAGTGATTGATGTGGTGCCGTGGTTATGGagatgttttttttatttttttatcttaattatttaacaaaaataatagtaaaactaaataataataaaaacaacaattttaattacaaacacatcgaaataaacaaactaaaaataacaaaattaccattttcgatcttttctttcatttttcatcatttttcatcattttttctcttcttttcttttttttcaaaataaattaacaaaaataaaaccaaaatgccaaaaaaataaatttgaacgtatttttgtgaacaattttcctttttttctcttttttcatgatttttctacgctaaaacttaaaaattaaaatagaaactagaaactaaaaaaaaactaaaagcaaccacgacaaatgagaataaaaagtaaaagaaattacaccaaaaatttggtgtctacaaggaGTGGCAAAGAAGTAGAGACCACGAACCTAAAGAGTAAAAGTGAAGACGAAATCGAGAAGGAGATGGAAGAAGAAGGACGCATTCGTGGAGACCTTGAGGTAACTCTTACTCCATCAATACTCATTAAATCTAATTTACCTCCTTTTCCATGCAGGTTGGAGAAGACGAAGAAGGCTGAGAAACAAAAGGAGATCCTGGATGTATTTCGAAAAGTGGAGATCAACATCCCCTTGTTGGATGCAATTAAGCAAGTACCAAAGTACGCAAAATTCCTTAAGAATTTATGCACTCATAAGAGGAAGTTGAGAGGGGACGAACGAGTAGCGGTGGGAGAAAACGTATCAGCCATACTCCAAAGAAAACTTCCACCCAAGTGTGGGGATCTAGGTATGTTTACGATCCCTTGCAAAATAGGAGATACACCGATTAGAAAAGCAATGTTAGATTTAGGGGCGTCAATCAACGTGATGTCAAAAATCATTTATGCTTCTCTAAATCTTGGGCTATTAAAAGAAACGGCCATCACAATGCAACTAACTGACCGCATCAATGCTTATCCGGAGGGGCTGATTGAGGATGTTTTGGTTCAGGTAAATGAGTTAGTTTTTCCAGCAGATTTTTATATCCTAGATATGGGAGATGAAAAGTCGTTAAATCCGTCACCTATTTTGTTAGGTAGACCGTTTCTTAGCACTGTTAGGACTAAAATAGATGTGAATGAGGGTATTTTatcaatgaaatttgatggtgCAAAAgtaaatttcaatatttttgagATGATGAAATATCCAGAGAAATCTAACTCAGTCTTTGCTTTGAGTGTTATTGAGCCCATTGTAcaagaaatttttgaaatggATGGTAAAGACGCATTGGAAGTGGCCTTGACCAAGCCTCTTGAATTGGGTGTAGCTCTTAATGTGGATATGAGGGATGAGTTGCACCATGCAGTAGAAGCATTACACTCACTTCCAACCATGCCCCCAAGGTATGAGCTTATTTCTCTTTTTGTGCTAGAAATTCAGACAAAGTTGCTTCTTTCAATTGTGCAGGCACCGGAGTTAGAACTTAAGCCGCTCCCGAAACATCCAAAGTATGCATTCTTGGGAGACCGAGAGACGCTTCCGGTGATCATTTCTGCACACCTATCTCCAAGTTAAGAGGACAGACTGGTGCAACTCCTTAGGGATCATAAGGAGGTGATTGGGTGGAGTATAGCAGATATCAAAGGAATAAGGCTGTTCTTATGCATGCACCAGATAAGGCTCGAGAATGATGTGAAACCGGTGAGACAGGCACAGCGGAGGTTGAATCCCCTGATGATGGAAGTTGAGATACTTAAACTCCTAGAGGTGGGGATTATCTTTACTATCTCGAACAGTCCTTGGGTGAGACCCGTTCAAGTGATTCCGAAAAAAGCGAGAGTGACCGTAGAGGAAAACCAGGAGGGTGAGATGGTTCCAGTCAAGAAAGTTATAGGCTGGCGCCAGTGCATTGACTACCAAAGGCTAAATTCTGTGACGGAAAAGGAccatttctcttttccttttgttgaCCAAATGATAGAAAGATTGACTAGTCGTATttactattgtttcttggatAATTTTTCAGGATACTTTCAGATCGCGATAGCGTCGGAGGACCAGGAAAAGACTACATTCACCTGCCCATTTGGTACATTTTCTTACCGTCGGATGCCTTTCGGTCTCTATAATGCTCCAGCAACTTTCCAAAGATGTATGGTAAGTATTTTCTCCGAATATGTAGAAAAAATTATTGAGAtgttcatggatgattttagtgtatACGGGAATAGTTTTGATGAATGTCTTGATAATCTAGctctaattttgaaaagaagCATAGAAACGAATTTGGTTCTTAAGTGGAAAAAATGTTACTTCATGGTAGAGTATGGTATTGTCTTAGGGTACGTTGTGTCGGCTAAGGGAATAGAGGTAGACAAAACTAAAATAGATCTTATTTCTGCTCTACTTTACCCCATATGTGTACGGGAAGTACGTTCCTTTTTGGACCATGCAGGGTTCTATAGGAGGTTCATTAAGGATTTCTCAAAAATCGGAGCTCTCCTATTCAAGTTGCTACAAAAGGACGTGCCATTCGATTTCACCGATGAATGCAAGGTGGCTTTTAATAAATTGAAGGAATCGTTGATATCGCCGCCCATCATTCAACCCCCAGATTGGAGCCTGCCGTTTGAAATCATGTGCGACACGAGTGATTATGCCGTAGGAGCCGTGTTGGAGCAAAGGATAGGCAAGGCGGCGCACGCGATCTACTATGCATCGAGAGCATTGAATGGAGCCCAATTTAACTACTCCACGATGGAAAAAGAACTACTAGCCATTGTTTTTGCACTAGAAAAATTTAGGTTATATTTATTGGGTTCAAAGGTAATTGttttctctgatcatgcagTCTTGAGGTACTTGTTGGCGAAAAAGGATGCAAAACCAAGGCTCATAAGGTGAATTTTGCTTTTACAAGAGTTCGATGTAAAGATCAAAGATAAGAGTGGAGCCGAGAACTTGGTGGCTGATCATTTGAGCCGTTTGCTCATGAATAAAGAGGATCTGCCATTGAGAGAATCGTTTCCTGAGGAGCACTTGCTAGCCATTGAGTCGTCAGTACCTTGGTATGCTGATATCGGCAATTTTTTGGTAACAAATCAATTACCTACAAGTTGGCCGAAGGCTAAGAGAGATAAATTGAGAAGTGATGCCAAATACTATATTTGGGATGACCCTTACCTGTGGAGGCAGTGCGCGGATCAAGTGATAAGAAGGTGTGTAAGTGCAGGTGTGTTCCACTCTATTCTAActttttgtcattcatttgcaTGTGGAGGACACTTTGGGCCAAAGTCGACAGCTCGTAAGGTGTTAGAAAATGGTTTTTACTAGCCTACTCTGTTTAAGGATGCATACTTGTTTTGTAAATcttgtgataagtgtcaaaCGACGGGAAATATTTCTCGTAGAGACCAAATGAGTCAAACCCCCATgttatttgttgaaattttcaatgtctggggtatagatttcatgggtccctgtagacaccaaatttttggtgtttaattatttatttatttagtattcgttttttatttgttctatttttatttgtcacaattagttttatttacttttagttttagtgattttagccattttagcgtagaatttctcaaaggaaaaaagaaaagcgttcaaaaaatatgttttagttgttttggatttagtttcattatctaaaaatgaaaaattgaaaaaatgaaaaagagggaaaaagaagaagtggaaaagaagaaaaacaatgaaaaatgggaaaagaaaaagaaaaatggaaaattgcaatttttgttGTCGTTTatttctagtgtttattttttatccaatgttaattaatttgttttgttatttatttctatttttatcaatttttggttcaaaaaaaaaaaaaaatagataagtcgcggcatgcaagctgcgtattttcgcagcttgcaagaaaggCTCAAGGGAGCCCTCTGGCTGCAAATATAGAAGAAGTGTTTGAGGGTTTGAGGGGGAGGTTCCGTATAAATAGAAAAGAGGGACAGCAGCCGCAAGGGGGAGAAAAccggaaaacaaaaaggaagggATAGAAGAGTTGCGACTGGGGGTTTCTGGTGAGAGGGCAGAAAAGAAACAGAAGACTGGGGGGCTTGAGACGGCTAGAGAAAATACAGAAGGGATAGGATTAGGGttttagaagaaaaagaaggcagCTTGGTGTCGGCGGCAAAAGATatagagtgagagagagagtcgggggaggggagaagaaaacaaaaaaaaaaagagaggaagctTTTCTTGGAGGTTGACGGCTAGAGAAAATTCTGGGTAGAGGACATACGAGAGAGAGGTGACAGCCGAAATTTTTTGTAAAACGAAGAGAGAAAGCTAGAAGGGAAAAGACAGAGAGTGGGCGGCTGAAGAAAGCAGAAAAACAGCGACTGAGAAAGAGtgataaaagagtgaggaagaTTTACGGTGGATTAAGAGAAAAGCAGTGAGTTTTAGAGGTGTTGGTTCAGGAAACTTTGGGCAGCAAGAAGGTTTTGGATTCGTTGAAGCAAGGCAAAGAATCAGGAAGCGCATCTGCGGGAGAGACGAAGGAACAAAGATTTCATCTTTTGAAGTGCATCAAGATTCGGTCAAGGTTTAAAGGtaacattttttttactttggaTTTGTTTGTAAGTTGCTGAGTTATGTTTGTATGCTGAAAGTCTTAGTCTTTGCACTGGATTGCATTCTTCATGTGAGTTTCTATCCGTGAATCTGGAGTaaactggatgctcatttgcatgactggatgctcatttgccgcaattgttaataagcttgaggaatttgatgatttcgtgaaggctggaaagattgttaatgtgtctgccctcaaatcgcagttggatgctttgcaaagccaaggtagtaatgggaagaagcaattccaaaagaaagagggggaaatcgcttttgcctgggatcgaaaccctgtctcaaagcccagacctcgacaataccctacctactccaacccttCCCCTTACTATTCGAACattcatcctgtttatcacaccaaCACCAATTATCCTCG is part of the Coffea eugenioides isolate CCC68of unplaced genomic scaffold, Ceug_1.0 ScVebR1_3094;HRSCAF=4241, whole genome shotgun sequence genome and harbors:
- the LOC113757457 gene encoding uncharacterized protein LOC113757457; this encodes MEEEGRIRGDLEVTLTPSILIKSNLPPFPCRLEKTKKAEKQKEILDVFRKVEINIPLLDAIKQVPKYAKFLKNLCTHKRKLRGDERVAVGENVSAILQRKLPPKCGDLGMFTIPCKIGDTPIRKAMLDLGASINVMSKIIYASLNLGLLKETAITMQLTDRINAYPEGLIEDVLVQVNELVFPADFYILDMGDEKSLNPSPILLGRPFLSTVRTKIDVNEGILSMKFDGAKVNFNIFEMMKYPEKSNSVFALSVIEPIVQEIFEMDGKDALEVALTKPLELGVALNVDMRDELHHAVEALHSLPTMPPRYELISLFVLEIQTKLLLSIVQAPELELKPLPKHPKYAFLGDRETLPVIISAHLSPS